From a region of the Sphingopyxis sp. YR583 genome:
- a CDS encoding GNAT family N-acetyltransferase, with product MQGNGEHHANDERLPATARADGFASPFDRAAWFDLLAAHGFAGLGRIDARGSVGATRAWLPLRVETPGNFVGLTNWYSFSIRPLFEGDADRDAALRALATDLRQRAARLTLYPVINPDALTAALGAAGWWVRKTAAGDRHWLDLGEMDHDAWWASRPGALRNTVQRKAKKGIVDIQLLTAFDPGSWAAYEQIYAASWKPEEGDPALLRAFAEIESERGTFRMGIARIDGVPVAAQFWTVEDGTAFIHKLAHVEDSLKASPGTLLSAALFQHVIEVDGVKRVDFGTGNDGYKRDWMNRHDPLWRIEAFNPSRIAAWGPALKAYARSVSRKEK from the coding sequence ATGCAAGGGAACGGTGAACATCACGCTAATGATGAGCGGCTGCCCGCCACGGCGCGCGCGGATGGCTTTGCGTCGCCTTTCGACCGTGCAGCGTGGTTCGACCTGCTCGCCGCGCATGGTTTCGCCGGCCTGGGCCGGATCGACGCACGGGGCAGCGTCGGCGCGACGCGGGCCTGGTTGCCGCTGCGGGTCGAAACACCGGGCAATTTCGTCGGTCTGACCAACTGGTACAGCTTTTCCATCCGCCCGCTGTTCGAGGGCGACGCCGATCGCGACGCCGCCCTTCGCGCGCTGGCAACCGATCTGCGCCAAAGGGCCGCGCGCCTGACGCTGTATCCCGTCATCAACCCCGACGCTTTGACCGCTGCGCTGGGTGCCGCGGGCTGGTGGGTAAGAAAAACGGCGGCGGGCGATCGCCACTGGCTCGACCTCGGCGAAATGGACCATGACGCCTGGTGGGCGAGCCGCCCTGGCGCGCTGCGCAACACCGTCCAGCGCAAAGCAAAGAAGGGTATCGTCGATATCCAGCTGCTCACCGCTTTCGACCCGGGAAGCTGGGCCGCCTATGAACAGATTTATGCGGCGAGCTGGAAACCCGAAGAAGGCGACCCCGCATTGCTGCGCGCCTTTGCCGAGATAGAAAGCGAACGCGGCACATTCCGCATGGGAATCGCGCGCATCGATGGCGTGCCCGTCGCGGCGCAGTTCTGGACGGTCGAGGACGGCACCGCCTTCATCCACAAGCTGGCGCATGTCGAGGACAGTCTGAAAGCCTCACCCGGCACATTGCTTTCAGCAGCGCTGTTCCAGCATGTGATCGAAGTCGATGGCGTGAAGCGCGTCGATTTCGGCACCGGTAACGACGGGTACAAGCGCGACTGGATGAACCGGCACGATCCTTTGTGGCGCATCGAGGCTTTCAATCCGTCGCGCATCGCGGCATGGGGTCCGGCATTGAAGGC